A window from Saccharomyces eubayanus strain FM1318 chromosome XIV, whole genome shotgun sequence encodes these proteins:
- the POL1 gene encoding DNA-directed DNA polymerase alpha catalytic subunit POL1, translating into MSSKSEKLEKLRKLQAARNGTSVDDYEDAEADGDRLYDEVDEKEYMTRKRQELLHDDFVVDDDGVGYVDRGVEEDWRENGNEFSDEDDEHSGDHTSKDAKRKKTAKKEKDHPITDMLRTQHSKSTLLAHAKKSQKKNISIDEFDDILGEFESGKVEKPRISFPSKLRANLNSSPSIAFKSSVKRVNDLDNSNDDATSAKKVKIDPDTSTEKYLDIDSSPLKSQSRKQRYTNDVQDLLDDVENSPVTNNKKQEKSEDLLVGSPPSTQSLADDDDSDDDIILKRRTMRSVTATKRVNLDSRSNPSTSPFVTAPGTPIGVNAPTPSRPPRVNIDTTTLSVRVKKEDVVDPETDTFQMFWLDFCEVNNTLILFGKVKLKDDKCVSAMVQVNGLCRELFFLPREGKTAADVHEEIVPLLMDKYGLDNIRAKPQKMKYSFELHDIPPESEYLKVLLPYQTPKSSRDTIPPDLSSDTFYHVFGGNANIFESFVVQNKIMGPCWLEIKGADFNAVHNASHCAIEVSVDKPQNIIPNTTKTMPDLRCLSLSVQTLMNPKENKQEIVAITLSSYRNISLDSPIPENIKPDDVCTLVRPPQSTSFPLGLAALAKQKLPGQVRLFNNEKAMLSCFCAMLKIEDPDVIIGHRLQTVYLDVLAHRMHDLNIPTFSSIGRRLRRTWPEKFGRGNSSMNHFFISDICSGRLICDIANEMGQSLTPKCQSWDLSEMYQVTCEKEHKALDINYQNPQYQNDVNSMTMALQENITNCMISAEVSYRIQLLSLTKQLTNLAGNAWAQTLGGTRAGRNEYILLHEFSRNGFIVPDKEGSRDRAQRQKQNDENSDAPTNPKKAKYQGGLVFEPEKGLHKNYVLVMDFNSLYPSIIQEFNICFTTVDRNKEDINELPNVPPSEVSQGVLPRLLANLVDRRREVKKVMKTETDPHKRVQCDIRQQALKLTANSMYGCLGYVNSRFYAKPLAMLVTNKGREILMNTRQLAESMNLLVVYGDTDSVMIDTGCDNYADAIKIGLGFKKLVNERYRLLEIDIDNVFKKLLLHAKKKYAALTVSLDKNGNETTVLEVKGLDMKRREFCPLSRDISIRVLNTILSDNDPEEALQEVYEYLEDIRNKVEANNIRIDKYKINTRLSKDPKAYPGGKNMPAVQVALRMRKSGRVVKAGSVITFVITKQDESGDDENTPALSVAERAYALNEVMIKGNNLIPDPQYYLEKQIFAPVERLLERIDSFNVVRLSEALGLDSKKYMKREGVNNNGDDINNLQPLETTITDVERFKDTVILELTCPSCDIQFPFGGIVSSNHYRMSYNGIQCKHCEQSFTLLQLTSQIEHSIRAHISLYYAGWLQCDDTTCGIVTRQLSVFGKRCLNEGCTGVMRYKYTDKQLYNQLLYFDSLFNCEKNKKQELKPIYLPEDLDYPTDLLSESSVRALTEQNRELMEAGSGVVQKYLNDCGRRYVDMSSMFDFMLN; encoded by the coding sequence atgtcGTCTAAAAGTGAGAAACTAGAAAAATTGAGGAAGTTACAAGCTGCTAGAAATGGTACATCTGTCGATGATTACGAAGACGCCGAAGCAGACGGTGATAGATTGTATGACGAGGTCGATGAAAAGGAGTATATGACAAGAAAACGTCAGGAATTGCTGCATGACGATTTTGTTGTAGACGACGATGGAGTGGGTTACGTGGACCGAGGTGTCGAAGAAGATTGGAGAGAAAATGGCAACGAATTCAGtgacgaagacgatgaGCACAGCGGCGATCACACCAGCAAAGACGCtaaaaggaagaaaaccgcaaaaaaagagaaagaccACCCTATTACGGACATGCTACGAACCCAACATTCTAAGTCGACACTACTGGCGCACGCCAAGAAATctcagaagaaaaatatctccattgatgaatttgatgacATTCTTGGAGAATTCGAATCCGGTAAAGTagaaaaaccaagaatCTCATTCCCCTCCAAATTAAGGGCtaatttgaattcttcaCCATCCATTGCATTCAAATCATCGGTGAAAAGAGTTAATGACCTCGACAATTCAAATGATGATGCCACTAGCGCTAAAAAGGTTAAAATTGATCCAGACACGAGcactgaaaaatatttagatATCGATTCTTCACCTCTGAAATCGCAAAGCAGAAAACAGCGTTACACCAACGATGTACAAGATTTATTGGATGATGTGGAGAATTCTCCCGTAACaaataataagaaacaagaaaaatcagAAGATTTGCTAGTTGGTAGTCCACCGTCTACGCAAAGCTTGgctgatgatgacgacagTGACGATGATATTATACTAAAGAGAAGAACCATGAGAAGCGTCACGGCAACCAAACGTGTTAATTTAGATTCAAGAAGCAATCCTTCAACTTCGCCATTCGTCACGGCACCAGGGACACCGATTGGTGTTAATGCTCCAACTCCAAGCAGACCACCACGAGTTAACATAGATACTACCACGCTTTCTGTTAGGGTCAAGAAGGAAGATGTAGTAGATCCTGAAACTGATACTTTCCAGATGTTTTGGTTAGATTTCTGCGAAGTTAATAATACTCTAATTCTATTTGGTAAAGTGAAGCTCAAGGATGACAAATGCGTATCGGCCATGGTTCAAGTTAATGGTCTATGCAGAGAATTATTTTTCCTGCCAAGAGAGGGTAAAACAGCGGCTGATGTCCATGAGGAAATCGTTCCTTTATTGATGGATAAATACGGATTAGATAATATTCGTGCCAAACctcaaaaaatgaaatactCCTTTGAGCTTCATGACATCCCGCCTGAAAGTGAGTATCTAAAAGTTTTACTACCATACCAGACACCAAAGTCTAGTCGAGACACTATTCCACCAGACTTATCAAGTGACACATTTTATCATGTCTTCGGTGGGAACGCTAATATATTTGAGAGTTTTGTCGTTCAGAACAAAATTATGGGACCATGTTGGCTAGAGATAAAGGGAGCAGATTTCAACGCAGTTCATAATGCCTCTCATTGTGCGATTGAAGTTTCCGTAGATAAACCGCAAAATATCATTCCCAACACAACGAAGACGATGCCGGATTTGAGGTGTCTTTCTTTATCGGTTCAAACATTAATgaatccaaaagaaaacaagcaAGAAATTGTCGCGATAACTTTGTCATCTTACAGAAACATCTCGTTAGATTCACCCATTCCAGAGAATATTAAACCAGATGACGTGTGTACTTTGGTAAGGCCGCCTCAATCAACAAGTTTTCCACTAGGATTAGCAGCATTGGCAAAGCAGAAACTGCCTGGTCAAGTTAGGTTATTTAACAATGAAAAGGCAATGCTGTCTTGTTTCTGTGCCATGCTAAAAATAGAAGACCCCGATGTTATTATTGGTCATCGTTTACAGACTGTATATCTGGATGTTTTAGCCCATAGAATGCACGACCTTAACATTCCAACGTTCAGTTCTATTGGTCGTCGTCTAAGAAGAACTTGGCCGGAAAAATTTGGCAGAGGCAATTCGAGCATGaatcatttcttcatcagcGACATCTGCTCTGGTAGATTAATATGTGATATCGCCAATGAAATGGGTCAATCATTGACACCTAAATGTCAGAGTTGGGATCTTTCAGAAATGTATCAAGTGACATGTGAAAAGGAACATAAAGCATTGGATATCAATTATCAAAATCCTCAATACCAAAACGATGTTAACAGCATGACCATGGctttacaagaaaatattacCAATTGTATGATTTCAGCAGAAGTATCTTATAGAATTCAATTATTGTCATTAACCAAACAATTGACGAATCTAGCTGGTAACGCTTGGGCTCAAACTTTAGGCGGTACAAGGGCCGGTAGAAATGAGTATATTTTGTTGCATGAGTTCTCAAGAAACGGCTTCATTGTACCGGATAAAGAAGGTAGCAGGGATAGGGCTCAGAGACAAAAGCAAAACGATGAAAACTCGGACGCTCCAACTAATCCTAAGAAGGCGAAGTATCAAGGTGGTTTGGTTTTTGAGCCTGAGAAAGGTCTGCATAAGAATTACGTCTTGGTTATGgatttcaattctttgtaTCCATCTATCATTCAAGAGTTCAACATTTGTTTTACCACCGTGGATagaaataaagaagatatCAACGAGTTACCCAATGTACCTCCTTCAGAGGTGAGCCAAGGTGTCCTACCAAGGTTATTAGCCAACTTAGTTGATCGCCGTCGTGAAGTTAAGAAGGTGATGAAAACTGAAACTGACCCTCATAAACGAGTTCAATGTGATATTCGTCAGCAAGCTCTTAAGCTGACTGCTAACTCTATGTACGGTTGTTTGGGTTACGTTAATAGTAGATTTTACGCCAAGCCGCTTGCCATGTTGGTCACAAATAAGGGTCGTGAGATTTTAATGAATACAAGACAACTAGCAGAAAGTATGAATCTTCTGGTTGTTTATGGTGATACAGACTCTGTTATGATAGATACTGGGTGTGATAATTATGCAGACGCGATTAAAATTGGTTTGGGCTTCAAAAAGTTAGTAAACGAGCGCTATAGATTACTAGAAATTGACATTGATAATGTATTCAAGAAACTATTATTGCATGCTAAGAAAAAGTATGCTGCATTGACTGTAAGTTTGGACAAAAATGGTAATGAAACCACTGTTCTAGAAGTCAAGGGTTTGGACATGAAACGTCGTGAGTTTTGCCCGCTTTCAAGAGATATTTCTATACGCGTTTTAAATACTATTCTGTCAGACAATGATCCAGAAGAGGCATTACAAGAAGTTTATGAATACTTGGAAGACATCAGGAATAAAGTGGAGGCCAACAATATCAGAATtgataaatataaaattaaTACGAGGCTTTCAAAGGATCCCAAGGCTTATCCTGGTGGTAAAAATATGCCTGCAGTTCAAGTAGCTCTAAGAATGCGCAAATCTGGTAGAGTGGTTAAAGCAGGTTCTGTCATCACGTTTGTTATTACTAAACAAGACGAATCAggagatgatgaaaacacACCCGCACTCTCTGTGGCTGAACGTGCTTATGCGTTGAATGAAGTGATGATTAAGGGCAATAATTTAATACCGGACCCACAATATTATCTTGAGAAACAGATTTTTGCACCTGTAGAAAGATTGCTGGAAAGAATTGACAGTTTTAATGTTGTACGTTTAAGTGAAGCACTTGGTCTAGACAGCAAGAAGTAcatgaaaagagaaggtGTCAATAATAATGGGGATGATATTAATAACCTGCAACCTTTGGAAACAACGATCACAGATGTTGAAAGGTTTAAAGATACCGTAATACTAGAATTAACCTGTCCATCATGCGATATTCAGTTTCCATTTGGTGGCATTGTATCCTCGAATCATTATCGAATGTCGTATAATGGTATCCAATGTAAGCACTGTGAACAGTCCTTTACCCTTCTTCAATTAACTAGTCAGATAGAGCATTCTATTAGGGCACACATTTCATTATATTATGCCGGATGGTTACAGTGTGATGACACTACATGCGGTATTGTTACAAGACaactttctgtttttgGTAAACGTTGCTTAAATGAAGGCTGCACAGGTGTCATGAGATACAAGTATACAGATAAGCAGCTGTACAATCAACTTTTATACTTCGATTCCTTATTCAATTgtgaaaagaataaaaagcAAGAATTGAAGCCTATATATCTTCCGGAAGACCTTGATTATCCCACGGATCTTCTGTCAGAATCTTCTGTTAGAGCTTTAACAGAACAAAACAGAGAGTTAATGGAAGCCGGCAGTGGCGtagttcaaaaatatttaaacGATTGTGGACGTCGTTATGTTGACATGAGTAGcatgtttgattttatGCTAAACTAG
- the AVT4 gene encoding Avt4p, with protein MTNNNEDDEHLGGRRQGNLRHASNNMKIPGRSQSTVLNSNPFSSRKYSMCTLTPKDICRSVDSRVFVDIASPNFQTLEDPHKDEIINSVRLNYLNNNSKRNSISLHGQEEKARADRTKNSSGSFSTRTAANIDSEDDETNLNSAGGDITHDIYKMVKAENPQRLRRLHSMEDVNSKIEHHTKLSSASGLNVPGGFRREFIVNKKRQEHQLNBSASSDFHSQESDSINQPSSSSKQDIDKVPFLTRNFLEFLYVFGHFAGESFEDDFISDSSNLLLQGEDERSALLSRPDHMKVLPSAKGTTSTRKVFLILLKSFIGTGVLFLPNAFHNGGLFFSVSMLTFFGIYSYWCYYILVQAKSSCGVSSFGDIGLKLYGPWMKIIILFSLVITQVGFSGAYMIFTAKNLQAFLGNVFHVGALPLSYLMAFQTVIFIPLSFIRNISKLSLPSLLANFFIMAGLVIVIIFTSKRLFFDLKAIPAMGVVYGLNTDRWTLFIGTAIFAFEGIGLIIPVQDSMRNPEKFPLVLGLVILTATVLFISIATLGYLAYGSDVKTVILLNLPQSNIFVNLIQLFYSIAIMLSTPLQLFPAIKIIENKFFPKFTKIYVKHDDLTTRVELRPNSGKLNWKIKWLKNFIRSIIVIIVVSIAYFGSDNLDKFVSVIGSLACIPLVYIYPSMLHLRGNSLPEAKGNFWKFKPILDTILIFFGITSMLYTSYQSIFGV; from the coding sequence ATgaccaacaacaatgagGATGATGAGCACCTTGGAGGCAGGAGACAAGGAAATTTGAGGCACGCATCCAATAACATGAAAATTCCTGGAAGAAGTCAATCAACAGTTCTCAATTCAAATCCATTTTCTAGTAGAAAATACTCGATGTGTACTTTAACACCCAAAGATATATGTCGAAGCGTTGATTCTAGGGTTTTCGTGGATATTGCATCGCCCAATTTTCAGACTCTCGAGGATCCccataaagatgaaataataaatagTGTACGGCTCAACTATTTGAACAATAATAGCAAAAGGAATTCTATCAGCCTGCACGGgcaggaagaaaaagccaGAGCTGATCGAACTAAGAATTCTTCTGGAAGTTTCAGTACTAGAACTGCCGCGAACATAGACAGCGAGGACGATGAAACTAATTTGAATAGTGCTGGTGGTGACATAACGCATGATATTTACAAAATGGTTAAAGCAGAAAATCCTCAGCGGCTTAGACGCCTTCATTCCATGGAAGATGTAAACTCCAAAATTGAACATCATACCAAACTGTCATCAGCAAGCGGACTAAATGTTCCCGGTGGCTTTAGAAGAGAATTTATCgttaacaagaaaagacaagaacaTCAACTAAATRATTCTGCTAGCTCTGATTTCCATTCGCAGGAAAGCGATTCGATTAATCAgccatcttcatcttctaagCAAGATATTGATAAGGTCCCGTTTCTGACAAGAAACTTTTTGGAATTTCTATACGTATTTGGACATTTTGCTGGTGAATCCTTTGAGGATGACTTTATCTCTGATAGCTCGAACCTTTTATTGCAGGGAGAAGATGAACGAAGTGCATTATTATCTCGGCCAGATCATATGAAGGTCCTGCCCTCCGCCAAGGGTAcaacttcaacaagaaaagtGTTCCTGATATTGCTCAAATCCTTTATCGGAACAGGTGTCTTGTTTTTACCCAATGCGTTTCATAATGGtggtttgtttttctcAGTAAGTATGCTCACATTCTTTGGTATTTATTCATACTGGTGTTATTACATATTGGTACAAGCCAAGTCTTCGTGTGGTGTGTCCTCCTTTGGTGATATTGGTTTAAAGTTGTATGGACCTTGGATGAAAATCATAATCCTGTTCTCCCTAGTGATAACTCAAGTTGGGTTTTCTGGAGCGTATATGATATTTACTGCTAAAAATTTACAGGCCTTCCTTGGAAACGTATTTCATGTGGGAGCACTTCCTTTGTCGTACTTGATGGCATTTCAAACAGTAATTTTTATCCCACTTTCATTTATCAGAAATATCTCGAAATTATCATTACCATCGTTGTTGGcgaatttttttattatggCTGGTTTGGTCATTGTGATTATTTTCACTTCAAAAAGGTTGTTTTTCGATTTAAAGGCGATACCAGCAATGGGGGTGGTATACGGGTTAAACACAGATCGTTGGACACTGTTTATCGGAACTGCCatctttgcttttgaagGGATCGGGCTGATTATTCCGGTTCAAGACTCGATGAGGAATCCTGAAAAATTCCCTCTAGTACTTGGATTGGTTATTCTCACTGCCACAGtacttttcatttccatAGCTACCCTGGGGTATTTAGCTTATGGCTCGGATGTCAAAACtgttattcttttgaatttgccTCAAAGTAACATTTTTGTCAACTTGATTCAATTATTCTATTCCATTGCGATCATGCTGTCTACACCTTTACAATTATTTCCAGCTattaaaatcattgaaaacaaGTTTTTCCCAAAGTTTACTAAAATATATGTCAAGCACGATGACTTGACAACAAGAGTAGAATTACGTCCCAACTCTGGGAAACTGAATTGGAAGATAAAATggttaaaaaattttataCGATCCATCATTGTCATCATCGTTGTATCGATTGCTTACTTTGGCTCTGACAATTTAGATAAATTCGTTTCAGTCATAGGGTCTCTTGCCTGTATTCCattggtatatatatacccaTCGATGTTGCATTTACGGGGTAATAGTCTTCCAGAGGCTAAAGggaatttttggaaattcaAACCAATTTTGGACACcattttaatttttttcggCATAACAAGCATGCTTTATACTTCCTATCAGAGTATTTTTGGCGTTTAA
- the MIC27 gene encoding Mic27p, protein MVNFYNDVNESTNSNGELPLIPIAFQDSSELLVRTISTGNEIIESVHLTKWLQKRRTAFADQLDRYEKKWETNTANFRLQVQHIINYSRKNIFNDEFENKHTVVPGSLIALGAFFAGSLAVNKSNWGAKRLLFSHKSSILEKLCTSLPSRMLLPWVLAAATFKFWAPQTSQNLVSATENDLLPRDFVSSYHDAWKQLYEEGYVAKKNTLKCHIDQTLQKNIKYAREQLYEKLEQA, encoded by the coding sequence ATGGTAAATTTTTACAACGACGTTAATGAATCTACGAATTCAAACGGCGAATTGCCCTTAATACCTATTGCGTTTCAGGATTCATCAGAATTATTAGTCAGGACTATATCTACGGGAAATGAAATCATCGAATCAGTACACTTGACGAAATGGTTACAGAAACGCAGAACTGCGTTTGCTGATCAACTTGACCGctacgaaaaaaaatgggaaacCAATACAGCTAACTTTAGACTTCAAGTTCAACATATTATCAACTATTCgagaaaaaacattttcaatgatgaatttgaaaataagcATACTGTGGTCCCAGGCTCACTAATAGCACTGGGTGCCTTTTTCGCTGGCAGTTTAGCAGTCAATAAATCTAACTGGGGAGCTAAGAGATTGTTATTCAGTCATAAGTCAAGCATTCTTGAAAAACTGTGTACATCATTACCATCGAGAATGTTGCTGCCTTGGGTATTGGCAGCAGCAACGTTTAAATTCTGGGCACCTCAAACATCACAGAATCTAGTTAGTGCCACGGAAAATGATCTACTACCACGCGATTTTGTAAGTTCATATCATGATGCTTGGAAACAACTCTACGAAGAAGGATATGTTGCGAAAAAGAATACCTTGAAATGCCATATTGATCAGActctacaaaaaaatatcaaatacGCAAGGGAACAACTTTATGAAAAGTTGGAACAAGCATGA
- the OCA1 gene encoding putative tyrosine protein phosphatase OCA1, which produces MTSNVTEYEHVPDDESYLTGEDVSMPEEEEEEEEEEDDDDDHIYINEETESGREKVLVSHAPLERIVPPLNFCPVERYLYRSGQPSPVNFPFLLNLKLKTIIWLSNEEPQDTLLEFCDSHRINLQFAAINPDAGEDDNPWDGLTEHSIINVLQTIVTQENYPLLVCCGMGRHRTGTVIGCLRRIMGWNLASVSEEYRRFTGSRGGRILVELLIEAFDTKLVKIDKNKAPSWLLTALE; this is translated from the coding sequence ATGACATCTAATGTTACAGAATATGAACACGTTCCAGACGATGAGTCCTACCTGACAGGGGAGGACGTATCGATgcctgaagaagaagaagaagaagaagaagaagaggacgatgacgatgatcACATATATATCAACGAAGAAACAGAATCCGGACGTGAAAAAGTCTTAGTCTCGCATGCTCCACTAGAGCGTATTGTTCCtcctttgaatttttgtcCTGTGGAAAGATACCTTTATAGGTCAGGCCAGCCCTCGCCTGTGAATTTCCCctttttattgaatttgaagCTGAAGACAATAATATGGCTGTCTAATGAAGAACCTCAGGATACCCTTTTAGAGTTTTGTGATAGCCATAGAATAAACTTACAATTTGCGGCCATAAACCCGGATGCCGGTGAAGACGATAATCCTTGGGACGGTCTCACTGAGCACTCCATCATCAACGTACTGCAAACCATCGTTACTCAAGAGAATTATCCCTTGCTAGTCTGTTGCGGTATGGGAAGGCATAGAACTGGGACGGTTATTGGATGTCTAAGAAGAATCATGGGTTGGAATTTAGCTAGTGTGTCCGAAGAATATAGGCGCTTTACGGGTAGTAGAGGCGGCAGAATTCTTGTGGAGTTGCTTATAGAGGCCTTTGACACTAAGCTAGTGAAAATAGACAAGAACAAGGCGCCAAGTTGGTTGCTGACAGCCCTAgagtaa
- the RAS2 gene encoding Ras family GTPase RAS2 has protein sequence MPLNKSNIREYKLVVVGGGGVGKSALTIQLTQSHFVDEYDPTIEDSYRKQVVIDDEVSILDILDTAGQEEYSAMREQYMRNGEGFLLVYSITSKSSLDELMTYYQQILRVKDTDYVPIVVVGNKSDLENEKQVSYQDGLNMAKQMNAPFLETSAKQAINVEEAFYTLARLVRDEGGKYNKALSENEASKQDSQTTPGVVANSLPRNSNGNRKANNVASANNINSSTTAVKTHNTGIEANTGSMGNQATNGQARSDRANGDNSAGNADGAYARTANTADDRVNKNTEAGKGSAAKQARKQQATSSGTASETSKSGSGGCCIIS, from the coding sequence atgcctttgaacaaatcaaacataAGAGAATACAAACTAGTCGTCGTTGGTGGCGGTGGTGTTGGTAAGTCAGCCTTGACCATCCAATTGACTCAATCGCACTTTGTAGATGAGTACGACCCCACAATCGAAGACTCATACAGGAAGCAAGTGGTCATTGACGATGAAGTGTCCATTCTGGATATTTTGGACACTGCCGGGCAGGAAGAGTACTCCGCCATGAGAGAACAATACATGCGGAACGGTGAAGGGTTCCTGCTGGTGTACTCCATAACGTCTAAGTCGTCCCTCGACGAGCTTATGACTTACTACCAGCAAATACTGCGTGTCAAGGATACTGACTACGTGCCCATTGTGGTGGTAGGTAACAAATCCGATCTTGAAAATGAGAAACAAGTCTCGTACCAAGACGGGTTGAACATGGCAAAGCAAATGAACGCTCCCTTCTTGGAGACTTCTGCCAAGCAGGCCATCAACGTCGAAGAGGCCTTCTACACATTAGCGCGCTTGGTGAGAGACGAGGGCGGCAAGTACAACAAGGCATTGTCTGAGAACGAGGCTTCCAAGCAGGACTCTCAAACGACTCCAGGGGTCGTTGCCAATTCGTTGCCAAGAAATAGCAACGGAAACAGAAAGGCAAACAATGTCGCCAGTGCCAACAACATCAATAGCTCCACGACTGCTGTAAAAACCCACAATACAGGAATAGAGGCTAATACGGGGTCGATGGGCAACCAAGCAACCAATGGCCAGGCGCGGTCCGATCGTGCCAACGGAGACAACTCCGCCGGTAACGCTGATGGTGCCTATGCTAGAACTGCCAATACGGCCGATGATCgtgtaaataaaaacacCGAGGCAGGTAAGGGTTCTGCTGCCAAACAAGCCAGAAAACAGCAAGCTACATCCAGTGGCACCGCCAGTGAAACCTCCAAGAGTGGATCAGGCGGCTGTTGTATTATAAGTTGA
- the PHO23 gene encoding Pho23p yields MSSPANLFPGLNDITDVLEEFPLATSRYLTLLHEIDAKCVHSMPNLNERIDKFLKKDFKKDHETQVGLLNNINKIYEELMPSLEEKMHVSSIMLDNLDRLTSRLELAYEVAIKNTEIPRSLRLGVDNHPAMHLHHELMEKIETKSNSKSSQALKSESRREAMAANRKQGEHFPPTPQQHDDLKNDLSYAAGRQDSQGQAGSSTSSRKRINTTNPNISETEPKRRKRRVATTSVSPATSNTTAHSSRMAGSAVSRAVSSAGSSNNSRISRPKTNDYGEPLYCYCNQVAYGEMVGCDGADCELEWFHLPCIGLETLPKGKWYCDDCKKKL; encoded by the coding sequence ATGAGTTCACCAGCAAATCTTTTCCCTGGGCTGAATGACATAACGGACGTCCTGGAGGAATTTCCTCTAGCCACGTCTAGGTATTTAACCTTATTACACGAGATCGATGCCAAATGTGTGCATTCAATGCCAAACCTGAATGAAAGGATAGAcaagtttttgaagaaggacTTCAAAAAAGACCACGAGACGCAAGTAGGGTTGCTCAAtaacataaacaaaatcTACGAGGAACTGATGCCGTCGTTGGAAGAGAAGATGCACGTATCATCGATCATGTTGGACAATCTAGACAGACTGACATCCCGATTAGAATTGGCATATGAGGTCGCGATCAAGAATACAGAAATTCCCAGAAGCCTTAGATTGGGCGTGGACAATCATCCGGCAATGCATCTACACCATGAACTAATGGAGAAGATAGAAACCAAGTCAAACAGCAAATCGTCGCAAGCATTGAAAAGCGAATCGAGAAGAGAGGCCATGGCCGCCAACAGAAAACAGGGTGAACATTTCCCACCAACTCCACAACAACATGACGATCTAAAGAATGATCTCAGCTACGCAGCCGGCAGACAGGATAGCCAGGGCCAGGCTGGCAGTAGCACAAGTTcgagaaaaagaataaacaCCACAAATCCCAATATCAGCGAAACAGAACCCAAAAGACGCAAGCGAAGAGTCGCCACTACTTCCGTCTCCCCGGCCACCTCCAACACCACCGCCCACAGCAGCAGAATGGCCGGCTCTGCGGTGTCCCGGGCTGTCAGCAGCGCtggcagcagcaacaacagcaggATATCAAGGCCGAAGACCAACGACTACGGCGAACCGCTCTACTGCTATTGCAATCAGGTGGCGTACGGGGAAATGGTGGGTTGCGATGGAGCAGACTGCGAACTGGAGTGGTTCCACTTGCCGTGCATCGGCCTCGAGACGCTTCCCAAGGGCAAATGGTACTGCGACGactgcaaaaaaaagctgTGA
- the RPS7B gene encoding 40S ribosomal protein eS7 has translation MSSVQSKILSQAPSELELQVAKAFIDLEGSSPELKAELRPLQIKSIREVDVTGGKKALVIFVPVPALSAYHKVQTKLTRELEKKFPDRHVIFLAERRILPKPSRTSRQVQKRPRSRTLTAVHDKVLEDMVFPTEIVGKRVRYLVGGNKIQKVLLDSKDVQQIDYKLESFQAVYNKLTGKQIVFEIPSQTN, from the exons ATGTCTTCTGTCCAATCCAAAATTTTGTCCCAAGCTCCAAGTGAGTTGGAATTACAAGTCGCCAAGGCCTTCATTGATCTAGAAGGCTCTTCTCCAGAATTAAAGGCTGAATTGAGACCATTGCAAATCAAATCTATCAGAGAA GTTGATGTTACTGGTGGTAAGAAAGCTTTAGTCATTTTCGTTCCAGTCCCAGCTTTGTCTGCATACCACAAGGTCCAAACAAAGTTGACCCgtgaattggaaaagaagtTCCCAGACCGTCATGTTATTTTCTTGgctgaaagaagaattttgCCAAAGCCATCTAGAACATCTAGACAAGTCCAAAAGAGACCAAGATCCAGAACCTTGACTGCTGTCCACGACAAGGTCTTGGAAGACATGGTTTTCCCAACCGAAATTGTCGGAAAGAGAGTTAGATATTTGGTCGGTGGTAACAAGATCCAAAAGGTCTTATTGGACTCCAAGGACGTTCAACAAATTGACTACAAATTGGAATCTTTCCAAGCTGTTTACAACAAGTTGACTGGTAAGCAAattgtctttgaaattccaaGTCAGACTAACTAA